A genomic segment from Halomicroarcula saliterrae encodes:
- a CDS encoding sulfite exporter TauE/SafE family protein: MAPVSIGLSAGETTGLAAMVGLGLLGSVHCLGMCGPLVTTYADRLDDGGPLSLSEIRQQALFNVGRTASYTLLGGLFGAAGALLFDLAALARVGALVRGGVGVVVGLFILAVGTGYLTRGRAVDVGRSLPLVGGLFARVSSVLVDRLDRLVDGPGMVALGAVHGLLPCPLLYPAFLYAASTGSPVTGALSLLALGLGTVPLVFAAGTAFGTLSPARRTALHRVLGAVFLVLALVPLANGLGVFGVAVPKPPLPMPWR, translated from the coding sequence ATGGCCCCCGTGAGCATCGGGCTTTCGGCGGGCGAGACGACCGGGCTCGCCGCGATGGTCGGCCTCGGCCTCCTCGGGAGCGTCCACTGCCTCGGGATGTGTGGGCCGCTGGTGACCACCTACGCCGACCGACTGGACGACGGGGGGCCGCTGTCGCTGTCGGAGATACGCCAGCAGGCGCTGTTCAACGTCGGCCGGACGGCGAGCTACACGCTACTCGGCGGCCTCTTCGGCGCCGCGGGCGCGCTACTCTTCGACCTGGCGGCGCTCGCTCGGGTCGGCGCGCTCGTCCGGGGCGGGGTCGGCGTGGTCGTCGGCCTGTTCATCCTCGCGGTCGGAACGGGCTATCTGACCCGTGGCCGGGCCGTCGACGTGGGCCGGTCCCTGCCGCTGGTGGGCGGCCTGTTCGCCCGGGTCTCGTCGGTGCTGGTCGACCGGCTCGACCGGCTGGTCGACGGCCCGGGGATGGTCGCGCTGGGCGCGGTACACGGGCTGTTGCCGTGTCCGCTGCTGTATCCGGCCTTCCTCTACGCCGCGTCGACCGGCTCCCCGGTGACCGGGGCGCTCTCGCTGCTGGCGCTTGGGCTCGGGACCGTCCCGCTCGTGTTCGCCGCCGGCACCGCCTTCGGGACGCTGTCGCCCGCCCGGCGCACAGCCCTGCACCGCGTCCTCGGCGCGGTCTTCCTCGTCCTCGCGCTGGTACCGCTCGCGAACGGACTCGGGGTCTTCGGCGTCGCCGTGCCGAAGCCGCCCCTACCGATGCCCTGGAGATGA
- the msrA gene encoding peptide-methionine (S)-S-oxide reductase MsrA gives MTEQATFAGGCFWCTESVFKQVEGVEDVVSGYAGGHVENPSYEAVCREETGHAECVQLTYDPDAVSYEELLAVFFTTHTPTTLNREGNDVGTQYRSAVFYHDDAQRETVESFIEEIQPGYDDDIVTEVEPLEEFYPAEEYHQDYFEKNPNQAYCQMTIPPKLDKLREKHAELLA, from the coding sequence ATGACCGAGCAAGCGACGTTCGCTGGTGGGTGTTTCTGGTGTACCGAGTCCGTCTTCAAGCAGGTCGAGGGCGTCGAAGACGTCGTCTCGGGTTACGCCGGGGGCCACGTCGAGAATCCGAGCTACGAGGCCGTCTGCCGCGAGGAGACGGGCCACGCCGAGTGCGTTCAGCTGACCTACGACCCCGACGCCGTGAGCTACGAGGAGCTGCTCGCGGTGTTTTTCACGACCCACACCCCGACGACGCTGAACCGCGAGGGCAACGACGTTGGGACCCAGTACCGGTCGGCGGTGTTCTACCACGACGACGCACAGCGGGAGACCGTCGAATCGTTCATCGAGGAGATTCAGCCCGGCTACGACGACGACATCGTCACCGAAGTCGAGCCCCTCGAAGAGTTCTACCCGGCCGAGGAGTACCATCAGGACTACTTCGAGAAGAACCCGAATCAGGCCTACTGCCAGATGACGATTCCGCCCAAGCTGGACAAACTGCGCGAGAAACACGCCGAGCTACTGGCATGA
- a CDS encoding halocyanin domain-containing protein, translated as MTLGRRQFLTATAGAAALGAVGTATAQSEPDYGGWFDDVSNYDGTLDKRGQDTVEITVGAEGNNGAYAFGPAAVKVNPGTEVVWTWTGSGGGHNVVSDGDGPLDSGELVSEQGTTYSHTFEDEGTYKYVCEPHKGLGMKGAVVVESGTPGPKGPPASPDYGGWFGDVSNFDGTTVDKTGSDSVEITVGAEGNNGAYAFDPPAVRVTPGTEVVWTWTGSGGGHNVVSDGDGPLDSGELVSEQGTTYSHTFEEYGIYKYVCVPHKGLGMKGAVVVGGPLAGGSGEGGTEVELSGPMWLLMGSVLTAFFSPLLFAAVMRRRYRERPPEPTDDSLERASGPRPVDEAPTTEPDVELGHDEFDPWGTASLVAAYFVLIALLWVFMYFVEFLGRVSVIG; from the coding sequence ATGACGCTCGGACGACGCCAGTTCCTCACGGCCACGGCGGGGGCGGCCGCTCTCGGTGCAGTGGGGACGGCGACCGCACAGAGCGAGCCAGACTACGGCGGCTGGTTCGACGACGTCTCGAACTACGACGGGACCCTCGACAAGCGCGGTCAGGACACCGTCGAGATAACGGTCGGAGCGGAGGGCAACAACGGCGCTTACGCCTTCGGCCCGGCTGCGGTGAAGGTCAACCCCGGCACGGAGGTCGTCTGGACGTGGACCGGGTCGGGCGGCGGGCACAACGTCGTCTCGGACGGGGACGGCCCGCTCGACTCCGGCGAACTCGTCTCCGAGCAGGGGACGACCTACAGCCATACCTTCGAAGACGAGGGCACCTACAAGTACGTCTGTGAGCCCCACAAAGGGCTCGGGATGAAAGGCGCCGTCGTGGTCGAGAGCGGCACGCCGGGCCCGAAGGGGCCGCCGGCGAGCCCCGACTACGGCGGCTGGTTCGGCGACGTCTCGAACTTCGACGGGACGACGGTCGACAAGACCGGCTCCGACTCGGTCGAGATAACGGTCGGGGCGGAGGGCAACAACGGCGCCTACGCTTTCGACCCGCCCGCGGTCCGGGTCACGCCGGGGACGGAGGTCGTCTGGACGTGGACCGGGTCGGGCGGCGGGCACAACGTCGTCTCGGACGGGGACGGCCCGCTCGACTCCGGCGAACTCGTCTCCGAGCAGGGGACGACCTACAGCCACACGTTCGAGGAGTACGGTATCTACAAGTACGTCTGTGTGCCCCACAAGGGGCTCGGGATGAAAGGCGCCGTCGTCGTCGGCGGCCCGTTGGCGGGCGGCAGCGGCGAGGGGGGTACCGAGGTCGAACTCTCGGGGCCGATGTGGCTCCTCATGGGGTCGGTTCTGACGGCGTTTTTCTCACCGCTGCTGTTCGCGGCGGTGATGCGCCGCCGGTACCGCGAGCGGCCGCCGGAACCGACCGACGACTCTCTGGAGCGGGCCAGCGGCCCGAGACCGGTCGACGAGGCGCCGACGACGGAGCCCGACGTCGAACTCGGACACGACGAGTTCGACCCGTGGGGGACGGCCTCGCTGGTCGCGGCGTACTTCGTCCTCATCGCGCTGCTGTGGGTGTTCATGTACTTCGTGGAGTTCCTCGGCCGCGTCTCGGTGATCGGGTGA
- a CDS encoding cytochrome c oxidase subunit II produces the protein MQVHSFEKVWLGAALLLIVGFIATVTYGTAGAGVKMVDDSGGEIDPEAVKSGDTGTGFDDPGVVRQNDSHYVVYVVAQQFQFVPGSGDNPIRIPADTRVTFRVTSADVMHGFSITETNINTMVIPGQVADITAKFDEPGTYGLVCHEYCGAGHHAMGGSVEVVPKSEYEYNGTEVQN, from the coding sequence ATGCAGGTTCACAGTTTCGAGAAAGTCTGGCTCGGCGCAGCGCTCCTGCTCATCGTCGGCTTCATCGCCACCGTTACGTACGGCACCGCCGGTGCCGGCGTGAAGATGGTCGACGACTCGGGCGGCGAAATCGACCCGGAAGCGGTCAAGAGCGGCGACACCGGGACCGGCTTCGACGACCCGGGCGTCGTCAGGCAAAACGACAGCCACTACGTGGTGTACGTCGTGGCCCAGCAGTTCCAGTTCGTGCCGGGCAGCGGTGACAACCCCATCCGCATCCCCGCGGACACGCGCGTCACCTTCCGGGTGACCAGCGCGGACGTGATGCACGGGTTCTCCATCACCGAGACGAACATCAACACGATGGTCATCCCCGGCCAGGTGGCGGACATCACCGCCAAATTCGACGAGCCGGGGACCTACGGACTGGTCTGTCACGAGTACTGTGGGGCCGGCCACCACGCCATGGGCGGGTCGGTCGAGGTGGTCCCGAAATCCGAGTACGAGTACAACGGCACGGAGGTGCAAAACTGA
- a CDS encoding b(o/a)3-type cytochrome-c oxidase subunit 1 → MVFVDSYPKTSKLVRRQFIVAFVALGIGALFGIVQALHRTGVFRGFVSSADYYTILTGHGVLLALVFTTFFIAGLFGWAVTNSLERELPQAVAWWSFRLMLFGSVLATVAILGGVLGAPTVLGQDLSADVLFTFYAPLQAHPLFYVGAALLIVGSWGAGLAYFKSLWEWRAENPDERIPLQTFMVVTTMLMWYISTIGVAVEVVVFLIPWSLGLIDQVDPLLTRTLFWYFGHPVVYFWLMPAYLVWYTILPKLAGGRLFSDPLARVVFVLFLLLSTPVGFHHQYVDPGIPAGFKTIAMTNTMFLLLPSLLTAFTVVASVEHGARQHGATGYVSWLRELPWDKPAFTGCMLAGLMFAAGGFSGMINAGMNINYLIHNTLWVPGHFHLTVGTAFALTAMAISYWLVPQLTGKRLRRRSVAVAQPYVWFIGMALMSNAMHRAGLAGIPRRTAEPTYDEFAFQSATGSVGEMRLQIAIGGTLLFVGAAMFLFVMAETWLAHRGGTLSVNSAIPEPLSGPEHSPRLLDNYKLWTAIALALIVIAYGPPLVSMVADGITTPGSPPFPV, encoded by the coding sequence ATGGTCTTCGTCGATAGCTATCCCAAGACTTCGAAACTCGTCCGCCGACAGTTCATCGTCGCGTTCGTGGCGCTCGGTATCGGTGCGCTCTTCGGTATCGTTCAAGCACTGCATCGCACCGGCGTCTTCCGCGGGTTCGTCAGCTCCGCGGACTACTACACTATCCTGACCGGCCACGGCGTCCTGCTGGCGCTGGTGTTTACGACGTTCTTCATCGCCGGCCTCTTCGGCTGGGCTGTGACGAACTCGCTGGAGCGGGAGCTCCCGCAGGCGGTCGCCTGGTGGTCGTTCCGGCTGATGCTGTTCGGGTCGGTGCTCGCCACCGTCGCTATCCTCGGCGGCGTGCTGGGCGCGCCGACGGTCCTCGGACAGGACCTCAGCGCCGACGTGCTCTTTACGTTCTACGCGCCGCTGCAGGCCCACCCGCTGTTCTACGTCGGCGCGGCCCTGCTCATCGTCGGCTCGTGGGGCGCCGGGCTGGCGTATTTCAAGTCGCTGTGGGAGTGGCGCGCCGAGAACCCGGACGAGCGCATCCCACTCCAGACGTTCATGGTCGTGACGACGATGCTGATGTGGTACATCTCCACCATCGGCGTCGCCGTCGAGGTGGTCGTCTTCCTCATCCCGTGGTCGCTGGGGCTCATCGACCAGGTCGACCCGCTGCTTACGCGGACGCTGTTCTGGTACTTCGGTCACCCGGTGGTGTACTTCTGGCTCATGCCGGCCTATCTGGTGTGGTACACTATCCTGCCGAAACTGGCCGGCGGACGGCTGTTCAGCGACCCTCTCGCACGCGTGGTGTTCGTCCTGTTCCTGCTGTTGTCGACGCCGGTCGGGTTCCACCACCAGTACGTCGACCCCGGCATCCCGGCCGGGTTCAAGACTATCGCGATGACGAACACGATGTTCCTGCTGTTGCCGTCGCTGTTGACGGCTTTCACCGTGGTCGCCTCCGTGGAACACGGCGCCCGCCAGCACGGCGCGACGGGGTACGTGAGCTGGCTGCGCGAGCTGCCGTGGGACAAGCCCGCCTTCACCGGCTGTATGCTCGCCGGGCTGATGTTCGCCGCCGGCGGGTTCAGCGGGATGATAAACGCCGGCATGAACATCAACTACCTCATCCACAACACGCTGTGGGTGCCGGGCCACTTCCACCTCACCGTGGGGACGGCCTTCGCCCTGACGGCGATGGCAATCAGCTACTGGCTGGTCCCACAGCTCACCGGCAAGCGGCTCCGGCGCCGTTCCGTCGCGGTCGCCCAGCCGTACGTCTGGTTCATCGGGATGGCGCTGATGTCGAACGCCATGCACCGGGCCGGGTTGGCGGGCATCCCGCGCCGGACGGCCGAGCCGACCTACGACGAGTTCGCGTTCCAGAGCGCCACCGGCTCCGTCGGCGAGATGCGGCTCCAGATCGCTATCGGCGGCACGCTGCTGTTCGTCGGCGCGGCGATGTTCCTGTTCGTGATGGCCGAGACGTGGCTGGCCCATCGCGGCGGGACTCTCTCGGTCAACAGCGCGATTCCGGAGCCGCTGTCGGGGCCGGAACACAGCCCCCGGCTGCTGGACAACTACAAGCTCTGGACGGCCATCGCGCTGGCGCTCATCGTCATCGCCTACGGCCCACCGCTGGTGAGCATGGTCGCAGACGGCATCACCACTCCGGGGAGTCCCCCCTTCCCAGTGTGA
- a CDS encoding NADH-quinone oxidoreductase subunit D: MSRSVATPAREADDPVEPIREHVVREEVHENAPAVVIRADEVRQVLSTLRAEAGLDHCACVTAQEYSDRFETIYHLRSYDDPTRELSVVVPTVHDDPHSESAAPVYRTADWHEREAYDLLGVRYDDHPDLRRILLPETWQGHPLSRDYNQDQPQIVTFREHQRLLDDERVGPDTMHLNVGPHHPSTHGVLHLSVELDGEQVAAVDPDIGYIHRCEEQMCQQGTYRHQIMPYPDRWDWGGGGLLNEWAYARAAEDLADIEVPEYAQVIRTMCGELARILSHMLAVATYALDVVGEFTAVFQWGIRDREVVQDILEDLTGQRLMFNYLRLGGVAWDLPEPRETFFEKIRVFLDELPRKLGEYHDMLTSNEILQLRTVDTGYLAPETAKAYGCTGPVARGSGVDYDLRRDDPYGYYDELDWDVVTDDGGDNFARLLVRLREVEESARIVEQCADLLENWPENDREIQSNVPRTLRPEADTEIYRAVEAAKGELGIYIRSDGTETPARFKIRGPSFSHIQALSTIAEGESVPDLVATIGSLDAIMGEVDR; the protein is encoded by the coding sequence ATGTCCCGCTCCGTCGCCACACCGGCCCGTGAGGCAGACGACCCGGTCGAGCCGATACGCGAGCACGTCGTCCGCGAGGAGGTCCACGAGAACGCACCGGCGGTCGTGATTCGCGCCGACGAGGTACGGCAGGTGCTCTCGACACTGCGAGCCGAGGCCGGGCTCGACCACTGTGCCTGTGTCACGGCCCAAGAATACAGCGACCGCTTCGAGACGATCTACCACCTGCGCAGCTACGACGACCCGACCCGGGAGCTGTCGGTGGTGGTCCCGACGGTCCACGACGACCCCCACAGCGAGTCAGCGGCGCCGGTGTACCGGACCGCCGACTGGCACGAGCGCGAGGCCTACGACCTGCTTGGCGTCCGGTACGACGACCATCCGGACCTGCGACGGATTCTCCTGCCCGAGACCTGGCAGGGCCACCCGCTCTCCCGAGACTACAATCAGGACCAGCCCCAGATTGTCACGTTCCGCGAACACCAGCGGCTGCTGGACGACGAGCGCGTCGGCCCCGATACGATGCACCTCAACGTCGGGCCACATCACCCATCGACCCACGGTGTGCTCCACCTCAGCGTGGAACTGGACGGCGAGCAGGTCGCCGCCGTCGACCCCGATATCGGCTACATCCACCGCTGTGAGGAACAGATGTGCCAGCAGGGCACCTACCGCCACCAGATAATGCCCTACCCCGACCGCTGGGACTGGGGCGGCGGGGGGCTGCTCAACGAGTGGGCCTACGCGCGGGCCGCCGAGGACCTCGCCGACATCGAGGTCCCCGAGTACGCCCAGGTCATCCGCACGATGTGTGGGGAACTCGCACGCATCCTCTCGCATATGCTCGCCGTCGCCACCTACGCGCTGGACGTGGTCGGGGAGTTCACTGCCGTCTTCCAGTGGGGCATCCGTGACAGGGAGGTCGTCCAGGACATCCTCGAAGACCTCACCGGCCAGCGGCTCATGTTCAACTATCTCCGCCTGGGCGGCGTCGCCTGGGACCTGCCCGAGCCCCGGGAGACCTTCTTCGAGAAGATACGGGTCTTCCTCGACGAGCTGCCCCGGAAGCTCGGCGAGTACCACGACATGCTGACCAGCAACGAGATTCTCCAGTTGCGGACCGTCGATACGGGGTATCTCGCGCCCGAGACGGCGAAGGCCTACGGCTGTACCGGGCCCGTCGCCCGCGGCTCCGGCGTCGACTACGATTTGCGGCGGGACGACCCGTACGGCTACTACGACGAACTCGACTGGGACGTGGTGACCGACGACGGTGGCGACAACTTCGCCCGGCTGCTGGTCCGGCTGCGCGAGGTCGAGGAGTCCGCCCGCATCGTCGAACAGTGTGCAGACCTGCTGGAGAACTGGCCCGAGAACGACCGCGAAATCCAGTCCAACGTCCCCCGGACGCTCCGGCCCGAGGCCGATACAGAGATCTACCGCGCGGTCGAGGCCGCGAAGGGCGAACTCGGCATCTACATCCGCTCCGACGGGACGGAGACGCCCGCGCGCTTCAAGATTCGCGGCCCCTCGTTCTCCCACATCCAGGCTCTGTCGACGATAGCCGAGGGCGAGTCCGTCCCCGACCTCGTGGCGACGATCGGAAGTCTGGACGCCATCATGGGCGAGGTCGACCGGTAG
- a CDS encoding heavy metal translocating P-type ATPase: MTDCTLCGLSTDDPVTDSGVAGTFCCRGCLEVARTLDDPAGTDPESVDSGTDPDDAEGETAFLAASGMHCATCELFVERRATSHDGIRAASASYATGTMKLTYDAEQVEADALPDLLSGTGYDVSRRRPGEEDDTEQVGRLLVGGFFGMMTMLWYVLFLYPAYLGLEVGLLDLGGTAGSYLLWNMAVMTAVVVGYTGWPLLRGAFVSLRTGRPNMDLLVAMAATTAFGYSLLAVVLGRTEVYFDVATVIVLAVSVGDYYRERVRRAAAGRLADLTAQRPERARRRTAAGTETVDRDELVPGDEVVVRPGERVPADGAVVEGTAGVDESLVTGESLPVRKAPGDDVVGGATVTGGGEPSEVRRTSSDRNSDGGEPSEVRRTSSDESAGGLVVAVGPEARSTVARLTELLWNVQSERSGVGRLVDRVAAVFVPLVVGLALLATATHLVLGAAPTDALLTGLAVLVVSCPCALGLATPLATAAGVRAALGEGVVITDGSVFETATDADVVAFDKTGTLTTGELRLLERPGDEALRRAAAVEQFADHPLAAAIVDAAQAADVAIVDAAQASDAAIVDATPGVVVEDVEHSPGRGVSGTVDGERVVVGTPELLADRGQSVPGRLADRCERARADGNLPALVGWDGRARDLVVGGDRPREEWASVAESLSAREVVVITGDGPAAAARFERHPAVDEVFAGVPPEAKAEVVERLGARGTVAMVGDGANDAPALGTADLGISLASGTKLAADAADAVVTTDDIAAVPRVFDLTQRTQRRIRENLAWAFCYNAVAVPLALSGLLNPLFAALAMTASSLLVVANSARSLGSGRDSPTREAGAGTPASAD, from the coding sequence ATGACCGACTGCACGCTCTGTGGGCTGTCGACGGACGACCCGGTCACCGATAGCGGCGTCGCCGGCACGTTCTGCTGCCGGGGGTGTCTCGAAGTGGCGCGGACCCTCGACGACCCCGCCGGCACCGACCCCGAGAGCGTCGACAGCGGGACCGACCCGGACGACGCCGAGGGCGAGACGGCCTTCCTCGCCGCGTCGGGGATGCACTGTGCGACCTGTGAGCTGTTCGTAGAGCGGCGGGCGACTTCCCACGACGGTATCAGGGCGGCGTCGGCCAGCTACGCGACCGGGACGATGAAGCTCACCTACGACGCCGAGCAGGTCGAGGCGGACGCCCTGCCCGACCTCCTGTCCGGGACGGGCTACGATGTGTCCCGCCGCCGGCCGGGCGAGGAGGACGACACCGAACAGGTGGGCCGGCTGCTCGTCGGCGGCTTCTTCGGGATGATGACCATGCTGTGGTACGTCCTCTTTCTCTATCCGGCCTACCTCGGGCTGGAGGTCGGCCTACTGGACCTCGGCGGGACGGCCGGGTCGTACCTGCTCTGGAACATGGCCGTGATGACCGCCGTCGTGGTCGGGTACACCGGCTGGCCGCTGCTCCGGGGCGCGTTCGTGAGCCTTCGGACCGGGCGGCCGAACATGGACCTGCTCGTGGCGATGGCCGCGACGACGGCCTTCGGCTACAGCCTCCTCGCCGTCGTACTGGGGCGGACGGAGGTGTACTTCGATGTGGCGACGGTCATCGTGCTGGCCGTCTCTGTCGGCGACTACTACCGCGAGCGGGTCCGCCGGGCCGCCGCCGGCCGGCTCGCCGACCTGACCGCCCAGCGGCCCGAGCGGGCGCGCCGCCGGACCGCCGCCGGCACCGAGACGGTCGACCGCGACGAGCTGGTCCCCGGCGACGAGGTCGTCGTCAGGCCCGGAGAGCGGGTCCCCGCCGACGGCGCTGTCGTCGAGGGGACCGCCGGCGTCGACGAGTCCCTCGTCACGGGCGAGTCCCTGCCGGTCCGGAAGGCGCCGGGCGACGACGTCGTCGGCGGTGCGACGGTGACTGGCGGCGGTGAGCCGAGCGAAGTGAGGCGAACCTCGTCAGACCGCAATTCAGACGGCGGTGAGCCGAGCGAAGTGAGGCGAACCTCGTCGGACGAGTCCGCCGGTGGACTCGTGGTGGCGGTCGGCCCCGAGGCACGGAGCACCGTCGCCCGGCTCACCGAGCTACTCTGGAACGTCCAGAGCGAACGGAGCGGCGTGGGACGGCTCGTCGACCGCGTCGCGGCGGTGTTCGTCCCGCTCGTGGTCGGGCTGGCACTCCTCGCGACCGCCACACACCTGGTCCTCGGCGCGGCCCCGACCGACGCCTTGCTGACGGGCCTCGCGGTGCTGGTCGTCTCCTGTCCCTGCGCGCTCGGGCTGGCGACGCCGCTGGCGACCGCGGCGGGCGTGCGCGCCGCCCTCGGAGAGGGTGTCGTCATCACCGACGGGTCGGTGTTCGAGACGGCGACCGACGCGGACGTGGTCGCGTTCGACAAGACGGGGACGCTGACGACCGGCGAACTGCGGCTGCTCGAACGGCCCGGCGACGAGGCGCTTCGACGGGCCGCCGCCGTCGAGCAGTTCGCCGACCATCCGCTGGCGGCGGCGATAGTCGACGCCGCGCAGGCGGCCGACGTGGCGATAGTCGACGCCGCGCAGGCGTCCGACGCGGCGATAGTCGACGCCACGCCGGGCGTCGTCGTCGAAGACGTCGAACACTCCCCCGGGCGCGGTGTGAGCGGGACCGTCGACGGCGAACGCGTGGTCGTCGGGACGCCCGAACTACTCGCCGACCGGGGGCAGTCGGTGCCCGGGAGGTTGGCCGACCGTTGCGAGCGGGCCCGCGCCGACGGCAACCTCCCCGCGCTGGTCGGCTGGGACGGCCGCGCGCGTGACCTCGTCGTGGGCGGTGACCGGCCCCGCGAGGAGTGGGCGTCCGTCGCCGAGTCGCTGTCGGCCCGGGAGGTCGTCGTCATCACCGGTGACGGGCCGGCCGCGGCCGCCCGGTTCGAGCGCCACCCGGCGGTCGACGAGGTGTTCGCCGGCGTCCCGCCCGAAGCGAAGGCCGAGGTGGTCGAACGGCTCGGGGCCCGGGGCACCGTGGCGATGGTCGGCGACGGGGCGAACGACGCGCCGGCGCTGGGGACGGCGGACCTCGGTATCTCGCTCGCCTCAGGGACGAAACTGGCCGCCGACGCCGCCGACGCCGTGGTCACGACCGACGATATCGCCGCGGTCCCCCGGGTGTTCGACCTGACCCAACGGACCCAGCGGCGCATCCGCGAGAACCTCGCGTGGGCCTTCTGTTACAACGCCGTCGCCGTGCCTCTGGCGCTTTCGGGGCTGTTGAACCCGCTGTTTGCCGCGCTGGCGATGACCGCCAGCAGCCTGCTGGTCGTGGCCAACTCCGCGCGGTCGCTGGGGAGTGGCCGGGACAGCCCGACACGCGAAGCCGGAGCCGGAACCCCGGCGTCGGCTGACTGA